In Candidatus Manganitrophus morganii, the genomic window GGGTGTGGTCGTTATAGAAGCGGGCGCCGTTGGTCAGGGCAAGGTCGCTCTTCATCTCGTGAAAGGAGAAGGGCCGGTGGCGGTCTTGTTTCTCGAACGCTTCCTCTTCTTCATCCTGCGCCAGCTTATCGGCCCGGAATCCGCGGGCGTCCTGCCGGGGGTCTTCGCCGCTGTAATCCCATCCGGGACGAAAGGGACGGGTGAGATAGGCGCGGACCAACTCCATCGACTCCACCACCGGATCGACCGCTTCTAAGTCTTCCCGGGTAATTCCATACTCGGTTTCGATCCCAAAGAGCTTCAGCATTAGATAACTCGCTTCTCGGGTTTGGGCCGGTCCTTTTTGTCGAGCAGAGAGAGGCCGACGACATTCTCCGGATCGACGTCGATCAGCTTCAGCCAATCTTCGACGATGTCGTTGGGGGGGAGGATCTCTCCCTCTCGGTATTCGGTCTCCACGGCGAGGGTGACGTCTTCAATCGTGATTCCCTCTTCCCCTTCGCTGATGGTTCGTTTGATCGCCCGCTCCTTGGCCCGTTGGATGATCGACGCGATGAGGGCGCCGCTGATCAGGTCCGACCGGTGGAGGATCTCGCGACGGCTGCTCCGAAGCTGCAATTCCAGAATCTGCTGCGCCGGACCTTTTGAAAAGATCGCATCGACCCCCGCCTTGATCAAGGCCTGACGTGCCTGCGCCGGATCATTGCCCTGGGCTTTCATCAGACTCGGCGCGAGGGGAACTTCCGGGGTCACGTAAATGCCGAAGATCTCCTCGGTGCCGGTCCGGTCGGGGCGATTGATTTTGATCTTCCGGTCGATCCGTCCGGGACGTAGCACCGCCGGGTCGATCAGGTCGGGGCGGTTGGAGGCGAGGATAATCACCATCTCCTTGAGCGATTCGATTCCGTCCATCTCGGCGCAGAACATCGGAACGAGGGTGCTGAGGATGTTGTGAGAGCGCATCGAGCGGCGTGTTCCGAGGATCGACTCCGCCTCGTCGATGAAGATGAAGGGGAGGTAGCCGGCCCCCCGTTTTTCGCGGGCGCGCGCGAAGATCTCTCGGATCATCCGCTCCGACTCGCCGAGCCACATGTTCAAAATCTCGGGCCCCTTCACGTGAAGGAAAAATTCTTCGACCTGCGGGTTGCCTTGATCTTTCAGTTTCTGGACCAGGCTATAGGCGGTCGCTTTCCCGATCAACGTCTTGCCGCAGCCGGGGGGACCGTATAAGAGGAAGCCCTTCGGCTGGGAGAAGTTGTACTTCTTGAAGAGGTCGGGGTAGAGGAGGGGATGCTCGA contains:
- a CDS encoding AAA family ATPase, with translation MNALRGKILEGELNLQQVQSEIKKLNQVVEKVTAPANRIGTLLGLPAPDLAHIVVGGADYYTNVDPRLKPEALQIGTQVLVNEAFVVLRAIGYDRNGLVQKITDLLPDGRLRVGQDVGAQSSLLIRSSQLTEEKLKVGDEVRIDASHRVAVEKVNNAQRREYFLEETPKVSWEEIGGQKEAIDAIRNTLEHPLLYPDLFKKYNFSQPKGFLLYGPPGCGKTLIGKATAYSLVQKLKDQGNPQVEEFFLHVKGPEILNMWLGESERMIREIFARAREKRGAGYLPFIFIDEAESILGTRRSMRSHNILSTLVPMFCAEMDGIESLKEMVIILASNRPDLIDPAVLRPGRIDRKIKINRPDRTGTEEIFGIYVTPEVPLAPSLMKAQGNDPAQARQALIKAGVDAIFSKGPAQQILELQLRSSRREILHRSDLISGALIASIIQRAKERAIKRTISEGEEGITIEDVTLAVETEYREGEILPPNDIVEDWLKLIDVDPENVVGLSLLDKKDRPKPEKRVI